Within the Pseudonocardia alni genome, the region CTCGGTGGCCGCGAACGGTTCAACGCCGCCCGCTACGCCGAGATGGAGGTCCGCTCGCTCACCGGTGCCGGTGCGGTGCGCGCGACCACCGCGCCGAAGGAGGCGCCGAAGCCGACCGCCGTGCCCGCCGAGGACCTCATCGGGATCCCCCGGCGCGGGGCCGAGGGTTCCGGTCGGCACCGCTCGCAGCCGCGCCCGCAGCCCCGGCCGAACCCGGGGCAGCAGCGTCCGCAGACCAGCCGCCAGGCCGGCGAGCTGTTCGGCAACACCGGGCTGACCGGCACCCAGCCCGCGGTCGGGGCCGACGGGCGTCCGGACCTGTTCGGGACCGGGCGCAGGCCCGGGCCGCAGGGCACCGGCGGGTACCGCCCCGCGCAGGGCACCGGCGGATACCGGGCCGTCCAGCCGCCGCTGGACCCGAACGAGGTGACGATCCCGCACGGGTCGCTCTACCGCGACGACGGCCGCTGACCCGCGCCGCTCACGGCGGGTTGACGGGGCGGCGTGGCAGGATGGCGCCATGTCCGACCCGGTTCCCGCCGTGAGCGTGTCCGATCTCCCCGCCGACGCCCCGATGCTGGACGTCCGCGAGCTCGACGAGTGGACCGCAGGGCACGCCCCGCACGCCCGTCACCTGCCGATGTCCGAGCTGGCCGGCCGGATGGGCGAGGTCCCCACCGACGACCCGCTCTACGTCGTCTGCCGCTCCGGTGGCCGGTCGGCCCGGGTCGTCGCCTACCTCGCCCAGCAGGGCTTCCCGGCGGTGAACGTCGAGGGCGGCATGCAGGACTGGGCCGCCCAGGGCCGCACGGTCGTGACCGACGACGGCAGCGCCCCCCGGATCGCCTGACCCGTGTCCGCGCCGGCGTCCCGACGGCCGGGCCCGCCGTGCCCGCGCTGCGGCCGGACGGCGCCCCCCGGAGGGGGTGCGTTCTGCCCGTGGTGCGGCCGGTACCTGGCCGCCCTGGACTGGGTGGCGACGACGCCCGGTGGGCCGGCCGCCGAGCCCACGGCCCGGCGGGACCGCTACGCCGGCCCGCCCCGCTACCGCGCCGTCCCGCGCTGGGGCCTCCCGGTGGGGCCCTGGCGGATCGCGCCGGTCCCTGGTGAGGGCCCGCTCCGGCCGGTCGACCGGGCCCGCGCGCTGGCCGCGCAGCTCGTGCCCGTGCTGTGGGTGGTCGTCGTCGTGTCGGGGGTCGCCGCCGTCGCCGAGGTGTGGCGGTACGTGCTCCTGCTGTTCAGCCGGTCCGACGCGTTGTCCCCGGAGGCCGTCGGCGTCTCCGACGCGCTGGTGTGGTTCGGCGGCTGGTCCTCGGTGGTGGCGACGATCGCCGCCGGGGTGCTGATGATCTCGTGGAGCCTGTGGACCTACCGGGCCGCCGCGGACCGCGCGGGCACGCGCGCCTGGCGAAGCCGCCGGTGGGTCGTCGCGGGCTGGGTGGTGCCCGGCTGGAACCTGGTCGCGCCCGGTTCGCTGCTGGCCGAGACCGAGCACGCCGCGCTGGACCTGCCGCCGGAACGGCGGCCGTCGCCGTCGCGGGAGCTGCTGGTCTGGTGGGCGCTGTGGGCGGCGTGCGTGGTCCTCGGCGCGGTCGTCCTGGTCTGGCGGTTCCGCACCGGCACCCAGGCGCTGGCCGACGGGGTCGTCCTGCACGCCTGGGCCGACGTGCTCGCCGCGGTCACGGCGTGGCGCACGATCCGGGTCGTCCGCCTGCTCACCGCTCTGCTGGCGACGCGGCCGCAGGGTCCCCGGCAGCTGCTGGTGTCGGCGACGGCGGGTACGGCCGGCGCGGAGCCGGCGGTCCCGGTGGGAGCGGCGGACCCGCAGGCAGCGCCGACGGCGGCACGGGTCCCGACCACGGCGGCGGACCCGGCGGGCTGAACCCGGGCGGAGCCGGCACCCGGGGGGCGTCCGGCCGCACCACCGGTGGGGGTGCCGGTGCGGGTGTCGGGGGAGCCGGCGGCGGCGCGGGAGCGACGGGCGTGGCCGCCCAGCCCGCCGAGCCGGGGCGGACCGCCGTCGACGGGCCCGCGGTCAGCGCGGCGTCGGAGACCTCCTCCAGCAGCTTGCGGACCCGCCGCACGGCCCGGTCGGGGCCGCGCACGACCACCGACAGGGCCAGCCGCCCGCCGTGCGGGTCGGCGACGGTGCGCAGCACGTGCCGGTCCGGTCCCGCCTCCAGGACGAGCCCGAGCCGCCCGCCCGCGTTCGGGGCGAGAGCCAGCGCGATCCGGACGAGCTCGGCGTGCGCCGCGCCGCGGACCTCGTCGCGGTGGTCGTGGGCCGCGGGGACGCCCCGGCCCGTCCGTCCGACGGCGGTGTCGAGCCCGCAGACGTCGAGGACCATCCCGCTGTCCACGTCGAGCAGGGCCGCCGAGCGGATCCGCGGGTCGAAGAACAGCGGCCCCAGTACGGCGGCCAGCCCGTCGGTGCGTACGGCGACGGCGTGCCGGTGACGTCCCATCGGTCGTGTGGGTCGCGGGGGCCTCAGCGCTGCTGGGCGGGGAAGAACGCCTGGCCCTGCTGCTGCGGCGCACCGGCCTGCGGCGAGGACATGGCGAACTGCTGCTCGATGACGCGCAGGTCGCGGCGGGCCATCGCCAGGTTGGCCTGGGCGCGGTTGAGCACGAGGTAGAAGAACAGCTGCTCGTCGGTGCCGCGGATGATCCGGATCAGGTGGTACTGGGTGTCGAGGGTGATCAGGATGTCCTCGATGTTCTCGCGCAGCCCCAGCTTCTGCATGACCTCGAGCTTGGTCCGGACGACCTCGGAGTTCCCGGGCGCGGCGACGTCGAGGTCGAACTCGGGGCTGCCCCCGCGCGACCCCAGGGTCATGCCGCTGTCGAAGTCGACGATCGCGACCGCGAACGCGCCCTTGATGTTGGCGGCCATGTCCAGGGAACGATCGATGTTGTTCATCTCAAGAGCCTTCCGCGCGGCAGTCGCCGCGACGATCTCGGGGAGTCCGCGCCGCGATCCCGTTCCGCATTCCGCGGAAATTGATCTCAGTACTTTACGGCGCCGGGGCGGACAACGATAACGCGCAATTCCGGAGCGTCAACACCCCGTCGTCACCCTGTGGTCGACGACGGGTCCAGACGGCGCAGCGCGGCGAGGATCCGAGCCATGGTGCCCAGGTCGTCGGCCCACCGGCCGCCCTCGGGGACGGCTCCGGCGTGCGCGTCGTCACCCTCGGCCGCGGCAGGGGGCTCGGACGGCTCGGCGGGGCCGGGCGCGCGTCGGGGGAGCGGGACGGCCGGTCCCGGGGTGCGCTCGGCGTCTGGTACCGGCGACGGCCTCGGTACCGCGATCGTCGCCGGTGCGGTGTCCGCGGGCCCGGGCGGCGACACCACGGGCGCGGCCGGCCGGGCCCGCATCATCGGACGTGCCGGGGCTGCGGCCGGGTCGACAGCAGGCGTCGCGACCTGCGGATCCGTCCGTGCCGGGGCTGTCGCGGGTGGGCGCAGTGCCCGCCGGAGGAGCGCGACCGGGCTGCCGGACCGGTCGAGGTGGGCGTAGGCGAGCAGCGGGGCCGCGCCGTCGCGGGGCAGCGCCCGCAGGAGATGGTGGTCGCCCTCCCGGGTGGCGATCACCGCGTCCTCGAACACCGGTCCGTCGGCGACGACCTGCGCGGCGCCCCAGCCGAGCACCTCGGCGAGGCCGGGCACGGCACGCCCGCCGGCGTCCGCGACGAGCTCGCCCGTGGTGGGGTCGGCGACGCAGGTGTACCCCGTCCCCGGCACGGCGAGAACGGTCCGCAGCAGTTCCGACCACGATTCCATCGTCGTCGATTCCACCATGTCGTCCGATGGTCGTCGACGTCGGTTCCGGTCGTTCTTGACGCCCCTTTTCCGTCGATGATTGCGCGGCGCCGTCGACAATTCGCCGACGGCTCCCAGGAATGGACCGTTCGGCTCTCGGGGCATTGCGGCATTCGGTTCATCGGCCGGTGTGGGCGGTCAGCCGCAGCTCCGCCCAGCCGCGCATGACGAACCGTGGCCGCCGGGCCGGCGCGCCGTCGACGACGGCGTCGGGCAGGCGTTCCAGCAGTGCGCGCAGCACCTCGGCGATCTCCAGCCGGGCCAGCGGGGCGCCCAGGCAGTAGTGCACCCCGGCCCCGAAGCCCAGGTGGGGGTTGGGGGAGCGGCCGACGTCGAGGCGGTCGGCGTCGTCGCCGAAGACGGACGGGTCGCGCCCGGCCGCGCCGAGCAGCGTCGCGATCCGGGTGCCCGCCGGGACCGGGTGGCCGGCCACCGTGGTGTCGACGACGGCGGTCCGCTCGAACAGCTGCAGCGGTGCGTCGAAGCGGATCAGCTCCTCGACGGCCGTTCCGACCAGTCCGGGGTCATCGAGCAGCCGCTGCCACTGGTCCGGGTGCCGTAGCAGGGCGTGCACGCCGTTCCCGACGACGTTGACCGTCGCCTCGTGCCCGGCCATCAGGAGCAGCACCGCGGTGCCGACGAGCTCGTCCTCGTCGAGCCGGACGGACGGCGACCCGGCGTCCCGGACGGCGATCAGGTCGGTGATCAGGTCCGGTCCCGTGCCGGTGTCCCCGGCGGGGGCGGCGCGGCCGGACCGGCGCTCGTCGACCAGTTCCCGCAGCAGCGCCGTGAAGTCGGCCGACGCCCGCTCGGCCGCGCGACGGCCGTCGTCGCCGGGGTCGGGCTCGTACATCCGCACGATCGCGTCGGACCAGTCCCGCAGCGGCGCCCGGCGGTCCTCCGGCACGCCGAGCAGGTCGGCGATCACGGCGACCGGCAGCGGTGCGGCGACGAGCTCCACCAGGTCGGCGGGGACGCCGTCGCGGATGCGGGCCACCAGGTCGTCCACCAGGGCCCCGGCCCGCGCCCGCACCAGCGGGGCCAGCCGCTCGGTGTGGCCACGGGCGAACGCCGAGGCCACCAGGCGTCGCAGCCGGGTGTGCGGCTCGCCCTCACGTTCCAGCAGCGAGTTGCGGTGCAGCAGGTTGAACGCGGCCAGCTCGGCTGCGGGCACGGCGTCGGACCAGATGCGGCCCAGGCCGCGGTCGCGCAGCACGGCCGAGCAGGCCGCGTGCGTCACCGCGACCGGGACGCCCAGACCGGGGTGGTCGTGGACCGGCCCGGCGGCGCGCAGGGCGGCGTAGGCGGGGTAGGGGTCGGCGAGGAAACCGGGGTCGGCCGGATCGAAGACATGCACGACCCGCTACCTTGCCCGGCGATGGGTAAGAAGACGCGCAACCGTGCCAGCACCGCCGACGCGGGGGACAACCCGCGCCGGCCGTGCCCCTGCGGCTCCGGCAAGCGGTACAAGGCCTGCCACGGCGCCGGTGACGACGTGATCGTCATCCGGCCGTTCGAGGGCCTCGCGGCGGAGCCCGACCTCGTCGCCATGCGGGAGTTCCTCCCCTCGGCGACGGCGGCCCTCCCGGTCCGCTCCGGCGGTCCGGTCACGCTGGCCTCGGTGCTGCCGGGCGCGTCCGCCGCGATCGTGCGCGACAACGGCGAGGTCCTGCTCGGCATGCAGGTCCAGACCCGCTCCGGGGACCTCTCGGCCGACCTGGCCGGGGCGCTCGCCTGGGCGCGCTCGGCCGAGCCGGGATCGTCGCTGCCGGTCGTCGGCGCCGGGCGGCACACCGGCGAGCGGCTGCAGGACGTGCTGGAGCCCGGCACACCGCTGGAGCCGACGGTGCACGCCGACTTCGCGTGGTGGCTGCCGTCGGAGAGCCCGGACCCCGAGGCCCAGGCGATGCTGGAGCGTGCCAACTCGGTGATCATGCCGACCGAGGCGGTCACCGCCGACGGCGTGCGTGGCGCGTACTGGGTCGACACCGGGTCCAAGGCGCACGTGCGCTGGGTGCGGACCGAGGACGAGACGACGCTGATGGCGGCGCTGGCGCGGCTGTCCGGCCAGGGCGGCCTGGAGCTGGGCGAGGGTTCCCGCTACGCCGGGTCGTTCCGGGCGCACGGGCTGCTCGTGCCGGTCTGGGACGTCGACCGGGAGATGCACTCCTCGGAGTGGGCGGGTCCCGCCGCGGAGTTCGCGAAGCGGCTCGACGAGGCGGTGGCCGGGCTGGACGCCACGCCGCTGACCGAGTCCGAGCACCGGGCGCGCGACGTGCTCGCGGGCAAGCAGATCACCCTGCGCTAGACGGCCGCGGGCCCCGGCGCTCCCGCGAGGAGCGCCGGGCCCCGGGTCGGACCGACGAGGGGTTCCTACAGGGCGCCGCCCGCGGCGGCCGGGGCGGTCGCGTCGGCGGCGTCGCCGCGCGCGAGCTCGCGGGCCACGAAGTCCTCGACGTGGAACAGGTCGTCGCCGGCGCGGCGGACGATGGTGAGCAGCGTCGTCATCGAGGCGACCTCCTCCACCTGCTCCTTCAGGAACCACTGCAGGAACTGCTCGCCGAGGTAGTCGTCCTCGTCGCGGGCGGTGCGGGCCAGCGTGGTGATCTGCTCGGTGACCTGCTTCTCCTGGGTCAGCGCGAGCTGCACGAGCTCCTCGACCGAGGCGAAGTCGTTCTGCACCTCGCCGACCGAGGGGATGGTCGCCGTGAGGTCGTTGTCCAGCTGGTACTGGACCATCATCATCGCGTGGTTGCGCTCCTCGACGGCCTGCGCGTAGAAGTGCGCGGCCAGCTGCGGGAGGTCGGCGTCGTCGAGCCAGACGGCGATCGCGAGGTACTGCTGGGCGGCGGTGAACTCGCTCCGGACCTGGTCGCGGAGCAGGGCGTGGAACTTCGACTCGTCGGTCATGTCCTCCAGGTTAGCGACTGGCGACGTTCCCTGGAACGGCTCCAGAAAGGGTGTCCGTCTCAGTTGGACAGGGTCACCTTTCCGCTGGTGAGGGCCGCTTTCCCGGGTCAGATCGGAAGTACGCCGCCGAGCAGTGCGTACCCCACGAACGCCACGACGTCGATCAGCAGATGGGCGCCGACGAGCGGCCACAGCCGGTTCGTCCGCTGCCAGTAGCGGGCGAACACCAGGCCCATGACGAGGTTGCCGACGAACGCGCCGATCCCCTGGTAGAGGTGGTAGCACCCGCGCAGGACGGCGGCCGCGAACGCCGACCGGTTCTCCGACCAGCCGAGCCGCCGCAGCCGGGTGAGCAGGTAGCCGATCATGACGACCTCCTCCGCCCAGGAGTTCGCCGCCGCGGACAGCACCAGCACCGGGATCCGCCACCACTGGTCGGTCAGCGTGCTGGGCGCGACGTCCGGGGTGATCCCCGCGAGCCGTCCGACCAGGTAGAGCCCCAGCCCGGGGAGGCCGATCAGCGCGGCCAGGCCCGCGGAGTGCGCCGCGTCGCGCCACGGCCGCCGCCCGTCGAGCCCGACGCGGCGCAGCGCGATGCCCGCCCGCAGCAGCAGGTAGGCGGCCAGCGCGCCCCATCCGGCCAGCTGCAGCGCGCGGACCAGCTGGAACGCGAGGTCGATCCAGGCGTCGGTGGACGCGGGCGCGTTCAGGGTGACCTGCTGGTCGGCCAGCGGGGCGGGGTTCAGCAGGGCCTCGAGCAGCGACAGCGCGCTGCGCACCGCGGACAGGCCCAGCGTCACGGTCAGGACGACGGCGATCTCCAGGCCGATCAGCCGTCGCTCGCGGGGGTCGGTGGCGACGCCCGGGAAGGACGGGGGCGCCGGGCTCAGCCAGTCCCGCAGGGCCCCACGCGGTCGTGCCGGGACCGGTCCGCTCGTCATGGGCCGATCATCGCACCGGGTGCCGGAGGGCTCCGTGGGCCGCGTCGCGGGCGGCGGACTGCGGGGCCCGAGCGTGCTCATCGGCCGGTGATCCACATCGCGCGCGCTGATCCGCGGCTCGCGCGCGTCCGGACACGCGCGGTCCGCGGATCACCGCGCGGACCGAGGATCACCGCGCGGGGGTGGGCGTGACCGCCGGAGGGGTGAGCCCACCGGGCGGTCGGAGACCACCGGAGGGGCGAGTGACCGAGCGCTCGTCGGGGCCCGGCCGTCGCCATGCCGGGGTGCGTACCCTGGTCGGCGTGATGCGGCTGCTGCTGTCCCCGAGGTGGATGGTCTGGCACGTCCTCACACTCGGCGCGATGGTCGCCTGCACCTGGCTGGCCATCTGGCAGTGGGGGCGGGCGGGATCGGCGATGGGCTCGGCCCTCAACGTGGGCTACGGCCTGCAGTGGCCGCTGTTCGCCGTCTTCTTCGGCGTCATGTGGTGGCGCTTCCTGAGCATGGAGATCGCCGACCTGCGGGCGGCGGGCGCGGCCGGACCCGGCGGGACCGCGGGGAAGCCGGACAGGGCGCCGTCGGCTACGGAGGCACCCGTCGCCGGGTCGGGGACGCCGATCGCGGAGACCGTCCCGTCCGCGGCCGCGGCCGCTGCGTCGGCCTCGACGTCGACCGCCGAGCCCGCCGTCCCGGCACCCCCGGCCGGACCGTCGCCGTTCACGTCCCGCCCGGCGAACGCCGCCCCGCCCCGCAGCACCGACCCGCAGCTGCGGGCCTACAACGAGGAGCTGGCCCGCCTGGCGGCCCGGCACCGGGAGGAGTCCACCCCGTGACCGTCGCGACCGCTCTGAAGGCCTACCGGGTCTCCGCCTGGGTCACCGGCGTCGGCCTGCTGCTGCTGACCTTCTACGCGATGCCGGCGAAGTACCTGTTCGGCGACCCGCGGCCGGTCGCGCTGATCGGGATGGTGCACGGCTTCCTGTACATGATCTACATCGTGTGCACGCTGATCCTGGCCGAGCGCTGCCGGTGGAAGCCGGTGTTCGCCGTGGTCATCCTGGCCGCGGGAACCATCCCGGTCGCGTCGTTCGTCGCCGAGCGGAAGGTGACCCGGAAGGTGCAGGCCGAGCACCTGGCACCCGCCGGTCCCTGAGCCCGGCTCAGCGGCCCCCGGCCGCCGGGCAGCCCACCAGCTCGGCGAACCGGCGCTGCAGCTCCTCGGGCGTGTCCGCGGGTGCGGAGAACGCCAGCCGCACGTCCTGGGTGCCGGTCGCGGTGGGCACCCGCACGCGGAGCCCGAAGCGGTCCACGCCGACCGGGCGGACCCGGCCGCCGGTGAACCCCAGCCCGTCGGGCAGGTGCCGGCGCAGCGCGCACAGCATCTCCGGGTGCGCCCGGTCCAGGTGCTCCAGCCACACCTGCTCGACCCGGCAGAACGGGTCGGGTTCGGCGGCCGCGAGCTCGGTCGGCGAGACCGGCGCGCAGCCCTCGGCGTCGGAGTAGACCGCCGACGACGGGTGCAGCCGCAGCAGGGTGGCGCCGCGCCCGGCGTCGAGGAGGTTGGGGTGCGGGGCCTTCTCGGCGAGCCGCAGCGCCCGTTCCCGGCCGGTCGTCGGGTCCGGCTCCTGCAGGGTCCCGACCAGCCACAGCAGCTCCCGGACCGGCTCGTCGAGCGGCACCGGCGTGCTGCCGGTCAGCTCGAGCATCACCGGGAGCCCGTCGAGGGTGAGCCGGGCGCGCTCGCGGAGCACGTGGTCGTCGGGCAGCAGCAGGTCGGTCGTGCCGTCCGGCCAGGTGTGGTGCATCAGCGGCGCACACGGTTCCGGCTCGCCGGTGCCGACGAGTGCCGCGCGGCCACCACGGGTGACGAGGCTGCGGGCTCGCTCGGCGACGGCGGGCGTCGGGGGGCGGCGCACTCGGGTCGTTCCCACTCTCACCTCCGATTAGGTAACCCTTACCTAAGCAGTAGGCAGTGTCGCCTGTCCAGTGCCCTGTGACGCAGGGGGGGCAACCCCCTCTGCGGGGGCGCCGTGACCCGACCGTTAGCGTCTGTCGGCGTGATGACCGTGCCCTCGGGTTCCTCAGCCGACCCGTGGCCGATCCGTCCGCTGCTCGCTGCGCTGGTCGATGACACCAGCCTGCTGCAGCCGAGGACCGTCGCACCGGGCGTCGACGCCGTCGTGTCGCGCTATCTCGCCGCCCGCGACGGCCACTACGGAGGCCTCGTCGGACGGCTGGTCTGCCCCGCGTCGCAGCTGCCCGCCGTCGTCACCGAGCTCGCCCGTTCCGCGCCGAGCCGGCCGGCGGAGCTGGCCCTCGTCGTCGACACCGGGCTGGGTGCGGTGCCGAAGGCGTTGTCGACCGTGTTCTCCCGCTCCAGCCTGCTCACCCCGAGCACCGTCGAGTGCGCCGCACCGCCGGACGTCGACGGCATCTGGCTCGAACGCGTCTCGGAGTTCGTGCCGGACGAGGTGACCCCGGTCGTGGAGCCGCGCCGCCCCGTCGAGGGGGACGAGGAGGGCACGCTCGCCTGGCTCGCCGCCGTCCGCAGGGTCGCCGAGCACGGCTGCACCCCGAAGATCCGGCTCGGCGGGCCGCGCGCCTCCGACGTGCCGGAGATCGTCGACGTGCACAAGTTCCTGCTGGCGGGCCTGGAGAGCGGCACCGGCGGGATCTCGGCCCAGGGCATCGACCGGATCGTCCGCGAGGACCCGTCCGCGTCGACGCCCCGCGGCCGCCACGGCCTGCTGAACCTGATCGCCGCCGTCGCGCGGATGACCGGGGTCAGCGCCTCGCCCGACCCGGCCGAGGAGGCCCTGGCCTGCACCGACGGCGAGAAGCTCGCCCGGGAGCTCGACGAGCTGCCCGAGGCCGCCGTCGAGCAGGTCCGCACCGTCCTGCCGCGCTGCGGCGTCGACCCGGAGCCGGTCCCGATCGCCGACCTCGTCGCCCTCGGACTGCTGGACTGATCAGGACGGATCGGATGCGGATCGGATTCCTGGGGCCGCACGCCACGTTCACCGAGCAGGCCCTGCTGACCCTGCCCGAGTCGCGTGGCGCGGAGCTCGTGCCGCTGCCCGGCGCCCCCGCGGTGCTGGCGGCGGTCCGCGACGGCTCCGTCGACGCCGGCTGCGTGCCGATCGAGAACACCGTCGAGGGCGCCGTCCCGCCGGTGCTCGACGGGCTCGTCGCCGATCCGCCGCTGGTGATCGCCCGTGAGGCCCGGATCGCGGTCCGGTTCTGCCTGATGGGCCGCCCGGGCACCACGGGTGACGCGATCCGCTCGGTCGCCTCCCACGGCCACGGCATCGCCCAGACCCGCGGCTGGCTCGCCGAGCACCTGCCGGCCGCCGAGGTCCGGGTCAGCTCCTCCACCGCGGAGGCCGCGGCCCAGGCCGCCAGGGGTGAGGTCGATGCCGCCGTCGCCGCCCCGCTCGCAGCCACGCAGCACGGCCTGGAGGTGCTGGCCGACGACATCGCCGACAACGCGGGCGCCGTCACCCGCTTCGTGCTGCTGACCCGCCCCGGCCCGCCGCCGGCGCCGACCGGCTGGGACCGCACCACCCTCGCCGCGACGACGACGAACCGCCCCGGCACCCTGCTCGGCCTGCTCACCGAGATCGCCGTCCGCGGCATCGACCTGACCCGGATCGAGTCCCGCCCGGTGAAGGGCCGCCACGCCGAGTACTGGTTCCACCTGGACTGCTCGGGCCACGTCGCCGACCCGGCGATGGGAGAGGCCCTGGCCGCACTGCACCGTCGCTGCGACCGGCTGATCTATCTCGGGTCGTTCCCGCGATCCGATCCCGCACCGGACGCCCCGGCGGCCGGGGTGGGGAGCCCGGTGGCGGCGCTCGGTGTCGCCACCGCCGACGACTACGCCGCGTCCGAGCGCTGGCTCGCCGCGGTCCGACGGGGAGCCGACACGTGAGCCACCAGACCGACGACGAGCACGACGGCGCCGCCTCCTTCGCGGCCGTCGGCACCGGCACCCGGATCGCGCAGGTCCCGCCGGACGACGGCGCGCTGCGCCTGGTGCTGGTCCGGCACGGCCGCACCCCGTCGAACGTGCGGCACCGCCTCGACACCGCGCTGCCGGGCCCCGGGCTGGACGAGCTGGGTCACGCGCAGGCCGAGGAGGTCGCCGGGCTACTCGCCGGATGGCCCGTGCAGGGCCTGTACGCGTCACGGGCGACCCGGGCGCAGGAGACCGCCGCCCCGATCGGCCGCGCGCTCGGACGCGAGGTGGAGCTGCTCCAGGGCCTGCACGAGGTGTTCGTCGGGGACCTCGAGGGCCAGGAGGGCGACGACGCCCGCGCCGCGTTCGACGAGGTCTTCGAGGCCTGGTGGGACGGTGACGTCGACCGCGCGATGCCCGGCGGCGAGTCCGCCCGCGACGTGTGGGGCCGGGCGCTGCCCGACCTCGCCGCGGTGACCTCCGGCGTGACGGAGGGGGCGGTCGTCGTCGTCAGCCACGGGGCGGCGATCCGGATCCTGTCGCTGGCGCTGCTCGGCGGGCACGACGGCTCCGGACCCGGCCACCCCGACGTCACCTACGGCCGCGAGCGCCCGGTCCCCAACACCGGCCGGGTCGTGCTGCGTCGCGACCCCGGCGGCTGGGTCCCGGAGCTGTGGGACGCGATGCCCGGCGGGCGGCGCGCCACCCACCGGTAGGGGTCAGCCCCAGCCGAGCTCGTGCAGCTTCTCCTCGGAGATGCCGAAGTGGTGCGCGATCTCGTGGACGACGGTGATCGCGACCTCGTCGACGACCTGCTCCTCGTCCTCGCAGAAGTCGAGGACGGCGTCGCGGTACACGGTGATCCGGTCCGGCAGCTCGCCTGCGTAGTCCGCGGTGCGCTCGGTCAGCGCGACGCCCTCGTAGAGCCCGAGCAGGTCCGGCTCGTCGGGGTGGCACGGCTCGACCAGCACGACGACGTTGTCCATCGCCGCGGCGAGCTCGGCGGGCACGAGGTCGAGCGCCTCGCAGACCAGCTCGTCGAACCGGTCGGCGGGCATCGCCACCGGCACGTCAGTTGCCCGACAGCCCGGGCAGGCCGGGTGGGATGTCGAGGTCCGGCTGTCCGGCGCCGCCGTCGGGGGCGGCGGGCTGCTCGCCGTCGGGCTGCTCGACCGGGGCCTGCGAGCCGGGGGCCGGGGTGGCCGACCCGTCGGCCGGGGCACCGTCCGGAGCGGGCGCACCGGGCGCGGACGGTGCCGGGGCGGCGGGCTGCCCGGAGACGACCAGGTTCCCCTTCACCGAGCCGGTGATCGAGGCGAAGCCGCTGTTGTCCGGCAGCAGGGTGCCGATGTTGCAGTTGACCTTGCGGCTGCCGGCCTTCCAGGACTCCTCGGAGAGGTTGCCCCAGTAGACGGTGAGGCCCTTGGCGCCGATCACCTGGTCGTTGCCGGCGAACGTGTTCGCGGCGTCGGTGCAGGCGGGCTGGAGGAACTTGTCCTGGTCCTCGATGGCCGGCCAGTCCTCCGTGAACTCGGTACCCAGGTCGACCAGCCCGACCGCCTCGACGGCGTGCGGCCCGGCGCAGTCGGTCGGGTCGCCGACGGTGCGGCCGTCGATGGCG harbors:
- a CDS encoding rhodanese-like domain-containing protein, which produces MSDPVPAVSVSDLPADAPMLDVRELDEWTAGHAPHARHLPMSELAGRMGEVPTDDPLYVVCRSGGRSARVVAYLAQQGFPAVNVEGGMQDWAAQGRTVVTDDGSAPRIA
- a CDS encoding DUF4328 domain-containing protein codes for the protein MATTPGGPAAEPTARRDRYAGPPRYRAVPRWGLPVGPWRIAPVPGEGPLRPVDRARALAAQLVPVLWVVVVVSGVAAVAEVWRYVLLLFSRSDALSPEAVGVSDALVWFGGWSSVVATIAAGVLMISWSLWTYRAAADRAGTRAWRSRRWVVAGWVVPGWNLVAPGSLLAETEHAALDLPPERRPSPSRELLVWWALWAACVVLGAVVLVWRFRTGTQALADGVVLHAWADVLAAVTAWRTIRVVRLLTALLATRPQGPRQLLVSATAGTAGAEPAVPVGAADPQAAPTAARVPTTAADPAG
- a CDS encoding cytochrome P450 — encoded protein: MHVFDPADPGFLADPYPAYAALRAAGPVHDHPGLGVPVAVTHAACSAVLRDRGLGRIWSDAVPAAELAAFNLLHRNSLLEREGEPHTRLRRLVASAFARGHTERLAPLVRARAGALVDDLVARIRDGVPADLVELVAAPLPVAVIADLLGVPEDRRAPLRDWSDAIVRMYEPDPGDDGRRAAERASADFTALLRELVDERRSGRAAPAGDTGTGPDLITDLIAVRDAGSPSVRLDEDELVGTAVLLLMAGHEATVNVVGNGVHALLRHPDQWQRLLDDPGLVGTAVEELIRFDAPLQLFERTAVVDTTVAGHPVPAGTRIATLLGAAGRDPSVFGDDADRLDVGRSPNPHLGFGAGVHYCLGAPLARLEIAEVLRALLERLPDAVVDGAPARRPRFVMRGWAELRLTAHTGR
- a CDS encoding DUF5926 family protein — encoded protein: MGKKTRNRASTADAGDNPRRPCPCGSGKRYKACHGAGDDVIVIRPFEGLAAEPDLVAMREFLPSATAALPVRSGGPVTLASVLPGASAAIVRDNGEVLLGMQVQTRSGDLSADLAGALAWARSAEPGSSLPVVGAGRHTGERLQDVLEPGTPLEPTVHADFAWWLPSESPDPEAQAMLERANSVIMPTEAVTADGVRGAYWVDTGSKAHVRWVRTEDETTLMAALARLSGQGGLELGEGSRYAGSFRAHGLLVPVWDVDREMHSSEWAGPAAEFAKRLDEAVAGLDATPLTESEHRARDVLAGKQITLR
- a CDS encoding ferritin: MTDESKFHALLRDQVRSEFTAAQQYLAIAVWLDDADLPQLAAHFYAQAVEERNHAMMMVQYQLDNDLTATIPSVGEVQNDFASVEELVQLALTQEKQVTEQITTLARTARDEDDYLGEQFLQWFLKEQVEEVASMTTLLTIVRRAGDDLFHVEDFVARELARGDAADATAPAAAGGAL
- a CDS encoding CPBP family intramembrane glutamic endopeptidase, which produces MTSGPVPARPRGALRDWLSPAPPSFPGVATDPRERRLIGLEIAVVLTVTLGLSAVRSALSLLEALLNPAPLADQQVTLNAPASTDAWIDLAFQLVRALQLAGWGALAAYLLLRAGIALRRVGLDGRRPWRDAAHSAGLAALIGLPGLGLYLVGRLAGITPDVAPSTLTDQWWRIPVLVLSAAANSWAEEVVMIGYLLTRLRRLGWSENRSAFAAAVLRGCYHLYQGIGAFVGNLVMGLVFARYWQRTNRLWPLVGAHLLIDVVAFVGYALLGGVLPI
- a CDS encoding DUF3817 domain-containing protein, producing MTVATALKAYRVSAWVTGVGLLLLTFYAMPAKYLFGDPRPVALIGMVHGFLYMIYIVCTLILAERCRWKPVFAVVILAAGTIPVASFVAERKVTRKVQAEHLAPAGP
- a CDS encoding DUF2470 domain-containing protein, whose translation is MGTTRVRRPPTPAVAERARSLVTRGGRAALVGTGEPEPCAPLMHHTWPDGTTDLLLPDDHVLRERARLTLDGLPVMLELTGSTPVPLDEPVRELLWLVGTLQEPDPTTGRERALRLAEKAPHPNLLDAGRGATLLRLHPSSAVYSDAEGCAPVSPTELAAAEPDPFCRVEQVWLEHLDRAHPEMLCALRRHLPDGLGFTGGRVRPVGVDRFGLRVRVPTATGTQDVRLAFSAPADTPEELQRRFAELVGCPAAGGR
- the pheA gene encoding prephenate dehydratase, with amino-acid sequence MRIGFLGPHATFTEQALLTLPESRGAELVPLPGAPAVLAAVRDGSVDAGCVPIENTVEGAVPPVLDGLVADPPLVIAREARIAVRFCLMGRPGTTGDAIRSVASHGHGIAQTRGWLAEHLPAAEVRVSSSTAEAAAQAARGEVDAAVAAPLAATQHGLEVLADDIADNAGAVTRFVLLTRPGPPPAPTGWDRTTLAATTTNRPGTLLGLLTEIAVRGIDLTRIESRPVKGRHAEYWFHLDCSGHVADPAMGEALAALHRRCDRLIYLGSFPRSDPAPDAPAAGVGSPVAALGVATADDYAASERWLAAVRRGADT